A genomic segment from Idiomarina piscisalsi encodes:
- the fliG gene encoding flagellar motor switch protein FliG, producing MPDQDMRTKRGKVEFDVNSLEGVEKAAILLLSLSEEDAAQILKHLEPKQVQKVGMAMASLEDFNQDKVNAVHHLFLEEIQKFTNIGFKSEEFVRKALTSALGEDKAGNLIEQIVMGGGSKGLDSLKWMDSKQVATIIRNEHPQIQTIVLSYLDPEQSAEIMAQFPEKVRLDLMMRIANLEEVQPAALQELNEIMEKQFAGQAGAQAAKMGGLKAAANIMNYLDTNIEGQLMDSIREQDEEMSQNIQDLMFVFENLVDVDDRGIQTLLREVEGETLQKAMKGADEAVQEKIFKNMSKRAGDMLRDDLEAMGPIRISDVEAAQKDILAAARRLADAGEIMLGGGGGEEFL from the coding sequence AAACGCGGCAAGGTTGAGTTCGATGTGAACTCCCTTGAGGGCGTTGAAAAAGCGGCAATATTATTGCTGAGTCTGTCTGAGGAAGACGCGGCACAAATTCTGAAACACCTCGAGCCTAAGCAGGTACAGAAGGTGGGTATGGCCATGGCAAGTCTGGAAGATTTTAACCAGGACAAAGTCAACGCCGTTCACCATTTGTTCCTGGAAGAAATTCAGAAGTTCACCAATATCGGCTTCAAGAGTGAAGAGTTTGTGCGTAAAGCACTAACGTCAGCGCTGGGTGAAGACAAAGCCGGTAACCTGATTGAACAAATCGTCATGGGTGGTGGCTCGAAAGGTCTGGACTCGCTGAAGTGGATGGACTCAAAACAAGTAGCGACCATTATTCGCAATGAGCACCCGCAAATTCAGACCATTGTTCTGTCTTATCTGGATCCGGAGCAGAGTGCCGAGATTATGGCGCAGTTCCCGGAGAAAGTGCGCCTGGACTTAATGATGCGTATCGCCAACTTAGAAGAAGTTCAGCCAGCCGCACTGCAAGAGTTGAACGAGATTATGGAGAAGCAGTTTGCAGGTCAGGCCGGTGCTCAGGCAGCGAAGATGGGCGGCTTGAAAGCAGCGGCGAATATCATGAACTACCTGGATACCAACATCGAAGGTCAGTTGATGGACTCTATCCGCGAGCAGGACGAAGAAATGAGTCAGAACATTCAGGACTTGATGTTTGTGTTCGAGAACCTGGTGGATGTCGACGACCGTGGTATTCAGACCTTGTTGCGTGAAGTTGAAGGCGAAACCTTGCAAAAAGCCATGAAAGGCGCCGACGAGGCGGTTCAGGAGAAAATCTTCAAGAACATGTCAAAACGTGCTGGCGATATGCTGCGTGACGACCTTGAAGCCATGGGACCGATACGTATTAGTGATGTGGAAGCGGCGCAGAAAGACATTCTGGCGGCGGCACGTCGATTAGCTGACGCAGGCGAAATCATGCTTGGCGGTGGCGGCGGTGAAGAATTCTTATAA